A window of Gopherus evgoodei ecotype Sinaloan lineage chromosome 13, rGopEvg1_v1.p, whole genome shotgun sequence contains these coding sequences:
- the LOC115661147 gene encoding melanotransferrin-like isoform X1 encodes MKAATATILVLATCTLLSSGKKFRWCTLSDLEQRKCAELSKTLLAVLPLATINSFARVSCIRAQNTHDCIDKIRVNKADAVSLDAGDVYSAVKLYGLTVVAKEIYEEGNCVFAVAIARRGTLNIQRLRGVRSCHNGARWTSGWNIPLGFLLARNELLWDEDQPLSQVISQYFNASCIPGVGVTSPQLCALCQGPKSYVRNKNHFCDTSSSEPFYDSDGAFRCLKNGVADVAFLDHLTIMNCTDSDQEEYELLCPDGSTAKLSAYGTCNLGRGPGRAIITRHNFQKITKKFLTLIQHLFGQNGKERAKFELFTSVPFKGKNLLFRDATQHLQLLKDKVEISHILGLDYVALLKGLGHEGSSLDNSVVRWCCTSNAELHKCEEWALNIKSDPLVCVQATSMTNCIELIKSNEADAATLDATHAYIAGICGLVSVAAECYGEGCVPAAGRTKTLTHLADKALPPVYAVALAKKNARHVNIHNLRGRRSCHSHLYSPGGWLLLSTYTVGALENNTVNCDIASAYQSYFWKGCMPGADRNLCKVCIGDGEMEGAKVSSRCAANHNERYYGNMGALRCLVGSPSGRSFGDVAFLEHHNLLKNIESESHPFRISAALQSSGWAMGYTLNDFEILCLDGRRVAVTDWADCNLGPVPPNIVMTRPVTTTKIYGFLMKSQETLETNLDSRFHLFHSQKYGESDLLFKDATQYLVHTSHLGYQSILGKPFFQLAESVFNCTHADIFKRRLVSHRSTEDTCE; translated from the exons ATGAAGGCAGCCACAGCCACCATACTTGTCCTAGCTACCTGCACCCTGCTCTCTTCAG GGAAGAAGTTCAGATGGTGCACCCTGTCTGACCTGGAGCAGAGGAAGTGTGCTGAGTTATCTAAAACACTCCTGGCTGTCCTACCTCTGGCTACAATAAACTCCTTTGCTAGGGTTTCCTGCATCAGAGCTCAAAATACTCATGACTGTATCGACAAGATCAGG gtgaataaAGCAGATGCTGTCTCCTTGGATGCTGGAGATGTTTATTCTGCTGTGAAGCTGTACGGTCTAACTGTGGTGGCAAAGGAGATCTATGAGGAAG GAAACTGTGTGTTTGCTGTGGCCATTGCCAGACGAGGAACTTTGAACATCCAGAGGTTAAGGGGGGTGCGTAGCTGCCACAATGGAGCCAGGTGGACATCAGGTTGGAACATCCCACTGGGCTTCCTCCTGGCTAGGAATGAGCTCCTCTGGGATGAGGATCAGCCTCTGAGCCAAG TGATCAGTCAGTATTTCAATGCCAGCTGCATCCCAGGTGTTGGCGTCACTTCCCCTCAGCTCTGTGCTCTCTGTCAAGGACCGAAATCCTACGTTAGGAACAAGAACCACTTCTGTGACACCAGCAGCAGTGAGCCCTTCTACGACTCTGACGGAGCCTTCAG GTGCTTGAAGAATGGAGTAGCAGATGTTGCTTTCCTAGATCACTTAACAATAATGAATTGCACAG ATTCAGACCAAGAGGAATATGAGCTCTTGTGTCCTGATGGATCCACAGCGAAGCTGAGTGCCTATGGCACTTGTAACCTGGGTCGTGGGCCTGGGCGTGCCATCATCACCCGCCACAACTTCCAGAAGATCACCAAGAAATTCCTTACCCTGATCCAG CATCTCTTTGGGCAGAATGGAAAAGAAAGGGCCAAGTTTGAGCTCTTCACTTCAGTGCCATTCAAGGGGAAGAACCTGCTGTTCCGCGATGCCACTCAGCACCTGCAGCTGCTCAAGGACAAAGTAGAGATCTCCCACATCCTTGGCCTGGACTACGTAGCCCTCTTGAAGGGACTAGGCCATGAAG ggagctcacTGGACAACAGTGTGGTACGCTGGTGCTGCACCAGCAATGCTGAGCTCCACAAGTGTGAAGAGTGGGCCCTGAACATCAAATCTGACCCCCTGGTCTGTGTCCAAGCCACTTCAATGACCAACTGCATTGAGTTGATCAAG AGTAATGAGGCCGATGCAGCCACGCTGGATGCCACGCATGCGTACATTGCAGGGATATGTGGGCTGGTCTCAGTAGCTGCAGAATGCTATG gagaggggTGTGTCCCAGCTGCTGGGAGAACAAAGACGCTGACCCACCTTGCAGATAAAG cactgccacCTGTCTATGCTGTAGCCCTGGCAAAGAAGAATGCCAGGCATGTAAATATCCATAATCTGAGGGGACGGCGTTCCTGCCACAGTCACCTGTACAGTCCTGGGGGGTGGCTGCTCCTCTCCACGTACACAGTGGGGGCTCTGGAGAACAACACTGTGAACTGTGATATCGCCTCTG CTTACCAGAGTTACTTTTGGAAGGGTTGTATGCCAGGAGCAGACAGGAACCTATGCAAAGTCTGTATTGGAGATGGTGAGATGGAAGGGGCGAAAGTGTCCAGCAGGTGTGCTGCGAACCATAACGAACGCTACTATGGAAACATGGGTGCGCTCAG GTGTCTAGTCGGCAGTCCCAGTGGAAGGAGCTTTGGGGACGTGGCTTTCCTGGAACATCATAACCTGCTCAAGAATATTGAGAGTGAGAGTCATCCTTTCAGAATTTCAGCTG CTCTGCAAAGCTCAGGTTGGGCTATGGGTTATACCTTAAATGACTTTGAGATATTGTGTCTGGATGGAAGGCGTGTTGCAGTCACAGACTGGGCAGACTGTAACCTCGGTCCTGTTCCTCCTAACATAGTTATGACTCGACCAGTGACTACCACCAAGATCTATGGCTTCCTGATGAAATCCCAG gAAACTCTGGAAACAAATCTGGATTCTAGGTTCCATCTATTTCACTCACAGAAGTATGGAGAAAGTGATCTGCTCTTTAAAGATGCCACTCAGTATCTTGTTCACACAAGTCACCTGGGCTATCAGTCAATTCTTGGAAAGCCCTTCTTTCAGCTGGCAGAATCTGTGTTTAACTGCACACATGCAG ATATATTTAAAAGGAGATTGGTCTCCCACAGAAGCACCGAAGATACATGTGAGTAA
- the LOC115661147 gene encoding melanotransferrin-like isoform X3, producing the protein MKAATATILVLATCTLLSSGKKFRWCTLSDLEQRKCAELSKTLLAVLPLATINSFARVSCIRAQNTHDCIDKIRVNKADAVSLDAGDVYSAVKLYGLTVVAKEIYEEGNCVFAVAIARRGTLNIQRLRGVRSCHNGARWTSGWNIPLGFLLARNELLWDEDQPLSQVISQYFNASCIPGVGVTSPQLCALCQGPKSYVRNKNHFCDTSSSEPFYDSDGAFRCLKNGVADVAFLDHLTIMNCTDSDQEEYELLCPDGSTAKLSAYGTCNLGRGPGRAIITRHNFQKITKKFLTLIQHLFGQNGKERAKFELFTSVPFKGKNLLFRDATQHLQLLKDKVEISHILGLDYVALLKGLGHEGSSLDNSVVRWCCTSNAELHKCEEWALNIKSDPLVCVQATSMTNCIELIKSNEADAATLDATHAYIAGICGLVSVAAECYGEGCVPAAGRTKTLTHLADKALPPVYAVALAKKNARHVNIHNLRGRRSCHSHLYSPGGWLLLSTYTVGALENNTVNCDIASAYQSYFWKGCMPGADRNLCKVCIGDGEMEGAKVSSRCAANHNERYYGNMGALRCLVGSPSGRSFGDVAFLEHHNLLKNIETLQSSGWAMGYTLNDFEILCLDGRRVAVTDWADCNLGPVPPNIVMTRPVTTTKIYGFLMKSQETLETNLDSRFHLFHSQKYGESDLLFKDATQYLVHTSHLGYQSILGKPFFQLAESVFNCTHADIFKRRLVSHRSTEDTCE; encoded by the exons ATGAAGGCAGCCACAGCCACCATACTTGTCCTAGCTACCTGCACCCTGCTCTCTTCAG GGAAGAAGTTCAGATGGTGCACCCTGTCTGACCTGGAGCAGAGGAAGTGTGCTGAGTTATCTAAAACACTCCTGGCTGTCCTACCTCTGGCTACAATAAACTCCTTTGCTAGGGTTTCCTGCATCAGAGCTCAAAATACTCATGACTGTATCGACAAGATCAGG gtgaataaAGCAGATGCTGTCTCCTTGGATGCTGGAGATGTTTATTCTGCTGTGAAGCTGTACGGTCTAACTGTGGTGGCAAAGGAGATCTATGAGGAAG GAAACTGTGTGTTTGCTGTGGCCATTGCCAGACGAGGAACTTTGAACATCCAGAGGTTAAGGGGGGTGCGTAGCTGCCACAATGGAGCCAGGTGGACATCAGGTTGGAACATCCCACTGGGCTTCCTCCTGGCTAGGAATGAGCTCCTCTGGGATGAGGATCAGCCTCTGAGCCAAG TGATCAGTCAGTATTTCAATGCCAGCTGCATCCCAGGTGTTGGCGTCACTTCCCCTCAGCTCTGTGCTCTCTGTCAAGGACCGAAATCCTACGTTAGGAACAAGAACCACTTCTGTGACACCAGCAGCAGTGAGCCCTTCTACGACTCTGACGGAGCCTTCAG GTGCTTGAAGAATGGAGTAGCAGATGTTGCTTTCCTAGATCACTTAACAATAATGAATTGCACAG ATTCAGACCAAGAGGAATATGAGCTCTTGTGTCCTGATGGATCCACAGCGAAGCTGAGTGCCTATGGCACTTGTAACCTGGGTCGTGGGCCTGGGCGTGCCATCATCACCCGCCACAACTTCCAGAAGATCACCAAGAAATTCCTTACCCTGATCCAG CATCTCTTTGGGCAGAATGGAAAAGAAAGGGCCAAGTTTGAGCTCTTCACTTCAGTGCCATTCAAGGGGAAGAACCTGCTGTTCCGCGATGCCACTCAGCACCTGCAGCTGCTCAAGGACAAAGTAGAGATCTCCCACATCCTTGGCCTGGACTACGTAGCCCTCTTGAAGGGACTAGGCCATGAAG ggagctcacTGGACAACAGTGTGGTACGCTGGTGCTGCACCAGCAATGCTGAGCTCCACAAGTGTGAAGAGTGGGCCCTGAACATCAAATCTGACCCCCTGGTCTGTGTCCAAGCCACTTCAATGACCAACTGCATTGAGTTGATCAAG AGTAATGAGGCCGATGCAGCCACGCTGGATGCCACGCATGCGTACATTGCAGGGATATGTGGGCTGGTCTCAGTAGCTGCAGAATGCTATG gagaggggTGTGTCCCAGCTGCTGGGAGAACAAAGACGCTGACCCACCTTGCAGATAAAG cactgccacCTGTCTATGCTGTAGCCCTGGCAAAGAAGAATGCCAGGCATGTAAATATCCATAATCTGAGGGGACGGCGTTCCTGCCACAGTCACCTGTACAGTCCTGGGGGGTGGCTGCTCCTCTCCACGTACACAGTGGGGGCTCTGGAGAACAACACTGTGAACTGTGATATCGCCTCTG CTTACCAGAGTTACTTTTGGAAGGGTTGTATGCCAGGAGCAGACAGGAACCTATGCAAAGTCTGTATTGGAGATGGTGAGATGGAAGGGGCGAAAGTGTCCAGCAGGTGTGCTGCGAACCATAACGAACGCTACTATGGAAACATGGGTGCGCTCAG GTGTCTAGTCGGCAGTCCCAGTGGAAGGAGCTTTGGGGACGTGGCTTTCCTGGAACATCATAACCTGCTCAAGAATATTGAGA CTCTGCAAAGCTCAGGTTGGGCTATGGGTTATACCTTAAATGACTTTGAGATATTGTGTCTGGATGGAAGGCGTGTTGCAGTCACAGACTGGGCAGACTGTAACCTCGGTCCTGTTCCTCCTAACATAGTTATGACTCGACCAGTGACTACCACCAAGATCTATGGCTTCCTGATGAAATCCCAG gAAACTCTGGAAACAAATCTGGATTCTAGGTTCCATCTATTTCACTCACAGAAGTATGGAGAAAGTGATCTGCTCTTTAAAGATGCCACTCAGTATCTTGTTCACACAAGTCACCTGGGCTATCAGTCAATTCTTGGAAAGCCCTTCTTTCAGCTGGCAGAATCTGTGTTTAACTGCACACATGCAG ATATATTTAAAAGGAGATTGGTCTCCCACAGAAGCACCGAAGATACATGTGAGTAA
- the LOC115661147 gene encoding melanotransferrin-like isoform X4, translating to MKAATATILVLATCTLLSSGKKFRWCTLSDLEQRKCAELSKTLLAVLPLATINSFARVSCIRAQNTHDCIDKIRVNKADAVSLDAGDVYSAVKLYGLTVVAKEIYEEGNCVFAVAIARRGTLNIQRLRGVRSCHNGARWTSGWNIPLGFLLARNELLWDEDQPLSQVISQYFNASCIPGVGVTSPQLCALCQGPKSYVRNKNHFCDTSSSEPFYDSDGAFRCLKNGVADVAFLDHLTIMNCTDSDQEEYELLCPDGSTAKLSAYGTCNLGRGPGRAIITRHNFQKITKKFLTLIQHLFGQNGKERAKFELFTSVPFKGKNLLFRDATQHLQLLKDKVEISHILGLDYVALLKGLGHEGSSLDNSVVRWCCTSNAELHKCEEWALNIKSDPLVCVQATSMTNCIELIKSNEADAATLDATHAYIAGICGLVSVAAECYGEGCVPAAGRTKTLTHLADKALPPVYAVALAKKNARHVNIHNLRGRRSCHSHLYSPGGWLLLSTYTVGALENNTVNCDIASAYQSYFWKGCMPGADRNLCKVCIGDGEMEGAKVSSRCAANHNERYYGNMGALRCLVGSPSGRSFGDVAFLEHHNLLKNIETLQSSGWAMGYTLNDFEILCLDGRRVAVTDWADCNLGPVPPNIVMTRPVTTTKIYGFLMKSQETLETNLDSRFHLFHSQKYGESDLLFKDATQYLVHTSHLGYQSILGKPFFQLAESVFNCTHADILEFCKQDICTS from the exons ATGAAGGCAGCCACAGCCACCATACTTGTCCTAGCTACCTGCACCCTGCTCTCTTCAG GGAAGAAGTTCAGATGGTGCACCCTGTCTGACCTGGAGCAGAGGAAGTGTGCTGAGTTATCTAAAACACTCCTGGCTGTCCTACCTCTGGCTACAATAAACTCCTTTGCTAGGGTTTCCTGCATCAGAGCTCAAAATACTCATGACTGTATCGACAAGATCAGG gtgaataaAGCAGATGCTGTCTCCTTGGATGCTGGAGATGTTTATTCTGCTGTGAAGCTGTACGGTCTAACTGTGGTGGCAAAGGAGATCTATGAGGAAG GAAACTGTGTGTTTGCTGTGGCCATTGCCAGACGAGGAACTTTGAACATCCAGAGGTTAAGGGGGGTGCGTAGCTGCCACAATGGAGCCAGGTGGACATCAGGTTGGAACATCCCACTGGGCTTCCTCCTGGCTAGGAATGAGCTCCTCTGGGATGAGGATCAGCCTCTGAGCCAAG TGATCAGTCAGTATTTCAATGCCAGCTGCATCCCAGGTGTTGGCGTCACTTCCCCTCAGCTCTGTGCTCTCTGTCAAGGACCGAAATCCTACGTTAGGAACAAGAACCACTTCTGTGACACCAGCAGCAGTGAGCCCTTCTACGACTCTGACGGAGCCTTCAG GTGCTTGAAGAATGGAGTAGCAGATGTTGCTTTCCTAGATCACTTAACAATAATGAATTGCACAG ATTCAGACCAAGAGGAATATGAGCTCTTGTGTCCTGATGGATCCACAGCGAAGCTGAGTGCCTATGGCACTTGTAACCTGGGTCGTGGGCCTGGGCGTGCCATCATCACCCGCCACAACTTCCAGAAGATCACCAAGAAATTCCTTACCCTGATCCAG CATCTCTTTGGGCAGAATGGAAAAGAAAGGGCCAAGTTTGAGCTCTTCACTTCAGTGCCATTCAAGGGGAAGAACCTGCTGTTCCGCGATGCCACTCAGCACCTGCAGCTGCTCAAGGACAAAGTAGAGATCTCCCACATCCTTGGCCTGGACTACGTAGCCCTCTTGAAGGGACTAGGCCATGAAG ggagctcacTGGACAACAGTGTGGTACGCTGGTGCTGCACCAGCAATGCTGAGCTCCACAAGTGTGAAGAGTGGGCCCTGAACATCAAATCTGACCCCCTGGTCTGTGTCCAAGCCACTTCAATGACCAACTGCATTGAGTTGATCAAG AGTAATGAGGCCGATGCAGCCACGCTGGATGCCACGCATGCGTACATTGCAGGGATATGTGGGCTGGTCTCAGTAGCTGCAGAATGCTATG gagaggggTGTGTCCCAGCTGCTGGGAGAACAAAGACGCTGACCCACCTTGCAGATAAAG cactgccacCTGTCTATGCTGTAGCCCTGGCAAAGAAGAATGCCAGGCATGTAAATATCCATAATCTGAGGGGACGGCGTTCCTGCCACAGTCACCTGTACAGTCCTGGGGGGTGGCTGCTCCTCTCCACGTACACAGTGGGGGCTCTGGAGAACAACACTGTGAACTGTGATATCGCCTCTG CTTACCAGAGTTACTTTTGGAAGGGTTGTATGCCAGGAGCAGACAGGAACCTATGCAAAGTCTGTATTGGAGATGGTGAGATGGAAGGGGCGAAAGTGTCCAGCAGGTGTGCTGCGAACCATAACGAACGCTACTATGGAAACATGGGTGCGCTCAG GTGTCTAGTCGGCAGTCCCAGTGGAAGGAGCTTTGGGGACGTGGCTTTCCTGGAACATCATAACCTGCTCAAGAATATTGAGA CTCTGCAAAGCTCAGGTTGGGCTATGGGTTATACCTTAAATGACTTTGAGATATTGTGTCTGGATGGAAGGCGTGTTGCAGTCACAGACTGGGCAGACTGTAACCTCGGTCCTGTTCCTCCTAACATAGTTATGACTCGACCAGTGACTACCACCAAGATCTATGGCTTCCTGATGAAATCCCAG gAAACTCTGGAAACAAATCTGGATTCTAGGTTCCATCTATTTCACTCACAGAAGTATGGAGAAAGTGATCTGCTCTTTAAAGATGCCACTCAGTATCTTGTTCACACAAGTCACCTGGGCTATCAGTCAATTCTTGGAAAGCCCTTCTTTCAGCTGGCAGAATCTGTGTTTAACTGCACACATGCAG ACATCTTAGAATTCTGCAAACAGGATATCTGCACATCTTAG
- the LOC115661147 gene encoding melanotransferrin-like isoform X2, whose amino-acid sequence MKAATATILVLATCTLLSSGKKFRWCTLSDLEQRKCAELSKTLLAVLPLATINSFARVSCIRAQNTHDCIDKIRVNKADAVSLDAGDVYSAVKLYGLTVVAKEIYEEGNCVFAVAIARRGTLNIQRLRGVRSCHNGARWTSGWNIPLGFLLARNELLWDEDQPLSQVISQYFNASCIPGVGVTSPQLCALCQGPKSYVRNKNHFCDTSSSEPFYDSDGAFRCLKNGVADVAFLDHLTIMNCTDSDQEEYELLCPDGSTAKLSAYGTCNLGRGPGRAIITRHNFQKITKKFLTLIQHLFGQNGKERAKFELFTSVPFKGKNLLFRDATQHLQLLKDKVEISHILGLDYVALLKGLGHEGSSLDNSVVRWCCTSNAELHKCEEWALNIKSDPLVCVQATSMTNCIELIKSNEADAATLDATHAYIAGICGLVSVAAECYGEGCVPAAGRTKTLTHLADKALPPVYAVALAKKNARHVNIHNLRGRRSCHSHLYSPGGWLLLSTYTVGALENNTVNCDIASAYQSYFWKGCMPGADRNLCKVCIGDGEMEGAKVSSRCAANHNERYYGNMGALRCLVGSPSGRSFGDVAFLEHHNLLKNIESESHPFRISAALQSSGWAMGYTLNDFEILCLDGRRVAVTDWADCNLGPVPPNIVMTRPVTTTKIYGFLMKSQETLETNLDSRFHLFHSQKYGESDLLFKDATQYLVHTSHLGYQSILGKPFFQLAESVFNCTHADILEFCKQDICTS is encoded by the exons ATGAAGGCAGCCACAGCCACCATACTTGTCCTAGCTACCTGCACCCTGCTCTCTTCAG GGAAGAAGTTCAGATGGTGCACCCTGTCTGACCTGGAGCAGAGGAAGTGTGCTGAGTTATCTAAAACACTCCTGGCTGTCCTACCTCTGGCTACAATAAACTCCTTTGCTAGGGTTTCCTGCATCAGAGCTCAAAATACTCATGACTGTATCGACAAGATCAGG gtgaataaAGCAGATGCTGTCTCCTTGGATGCTGGAGATGTTTATTCTGCTGTGAAGCTGTACGGTCTAACTGTGGTGGCAAAGGAGATCTATGAGGAAG GAAACTGTGTGTTTGCTGTGGCCATTGCCAGACGAGGAACTTTGAACATCCAGAGGTTAAGGGGGGTGCGTAGCTGCCACAATGGAGCCAGGTGGACATCAGGTTGGAACATCCCACTGGGCTTCCTCCTGGCTAGGAATGAGCTCCTCTGGGATGAGGATCAGCCTCTGAGCCAAG TGATCAGTCAGTATTTCAATGCCAGCTGCATCCCAGGTGTTGGCGTCACTTCCCCTCAGCTCTGTGCTCTCTGTCAAGGACCGAAATCCTACGTTAGGAACAAGAACCACTTCTGTGACACCAGCAGCAGTGAGCCCTTCTACGACTCTGACGGAGCCTTCAG GTGCTTGAAGAATGGAGTAGCAGATGTTGCTTTCCTAGATCACTTAACAATAATGAATTGCACAG ATTCAGACCAAGAGGAATATGAGCTCTTGTGTCCTGATGGATCCACAGCGAAGCTGAGTGCCTATGGCACTTGTAACCTGGGTCGTGGGCCTGGGCGTGCCATCATCACCCGCCACAACTTCCAGAAGATCACCAAGAAATTCCTTACCCTGATCCAG CATCTCTTTGGGCAGAATGGAAAAGAAAGGGCCAAGTTTGAGCTCTTCACTTCAGTGCCATTCAAGGGGAAGAACCTGCTGTTCCGCGATGCCACTCAGCACCTGCAGCTGCTCAAGGACAAAGTAGAGATCTCCCACATCCTTGGCCTGGACTACGTAGCCCTCTTGAAGGGACTAGGCCATGAAG ggagctcacTGGACAACAGTGTGGTACGCTGGTGCTGCACCAGCAATGCTGAGCTCCACAAGTGTGAAGAGTGGGCCCTGAACATCAAATCTGACCCCCTGGTCTGTGTCCAAGCCACTTCAATGACCAACTGCATTGAGTTGATCAAG AGTAATGAGGCCGATGCAGCCACGCTGGATGCCACGCATGCGTACATTGCAGGGATATGTGGGCTGGTCTCAGTAGCTGCAGAATGCTATG gagaggggTGTGTCCCAGCTGCTGGGAGAACAAAGACGCTGACCCACCTTGCAGATAAAG cactgccacCTGTCTATGCTGTAGCCCTGGCAAAGAAGAATGCCAGGCATGTAAATATCCATAATCTGAGGGGACGGCGTTCCTGCCACAGTCACCTGTACAGTCCTGGGGGGTGGCTGCTCCTCTCCACGTACACAGTGGGGGCTCTGGAGAACAACACTGTGAACTGTGATATCGCCTCTG CTTACCAGAGTTACTTTTGGAAGGGTTGTATGCCAGGAGCAGACAGGAACCTATGCAAAGTCTGTATTGGAGATGGTGAGATGGAAGGGGCGAAAGTGTCCAGCAGGTGTGCTGCGAACCATAACGAACGCTACTATGGAAACATGGGTGCGCTCAG GTGTCTAGTCGGCAGTCCCAGTGGAAGGAGCTTTGGGGACGTGGCTTTCCTGGAACATCATAACCTGCTCAAGAATATTGAGAGTGAGAGTCATCCTTTCAGAATTTCAGCTG CTCTGCAAAGCTCAGGTTGGGCTATGGGTTATACCTTAAATGACTTTGAGATATTGTGTCTGGATGGAAGGCGTGTTGCAGTCACAGACTGGGCAGACTGTAACCTCGGTCCTGTTCCTCCTAACATAGTTATGACTCGACCAGTGACTACCACCAAGATCTATGGCTTCCTGATGAAATCCCAG gAAACTCTGGAAACAAATCTGGATTCTAGGTTCCATCTATTTCACTCACAGAAGTATGGAGAAAGTGATCTGCTCTTTAAAGATGCCACTCAGTATCTTGTTCACACAAGTCACCTGGGCTATCAGTCAATTCTTGGAAAGCCCTTCTTTCAGCTGGCAGAATCTGTGTTTAACTGCACACATGCAG ACATCTTAGAATTCTGCAAACAGGATATCTGCACATCTTAG